A window of the Balaenoptera acutorostrata chromosome 13, mBalAcu1.1, whole genome shotgun sequence genome harbors these coding sequences:
- the RHOF gene encoding rho-related GTP-binding protein RhoF, producing MDNPGALAPTAAPGLGKKELKIVIVGDGGCGKTSLLMVYSQGSFPEHYAPSVFEKYTASVTVGSKEVTLNLYDTAGQEDYDRLRPLSYQNTQLVLICYDVMNPTSYDNVLIKWFPEVTHFCRGIPTVLIGCKTDLRKDKEQLRKLRAAQLEPITYTQGQSACEQIQAALYLECSAKFRENVEDVFREAAKVALSAMKKAQRQKQHRLCLLV from the exons ATGGACAACCCTGGGGCCTTAGCCCCGACTGCCGCCCCGGGCCTGGGCAAGAAGGAGCTGAAAATCGTGATTGTGGGCGACGGCGGCTGCGGCAAGACCTCGCTGCTCATGGTGTACAGCCAGGGGTCCTTCCCCGAG CACTACGCCCCATCCGTGTTCGAGAAGTACACGGCCAGCGTGACCGTGGGCAGCAAGGAGGTGACCCTGAACTTATACGACACCGCCG GGCAGGAAGATTATGACCGGCTGCGGCCCCTCTCCTATCAGAACACCCAACTCGTGCTCATCTGCTATGACGTCATGAACCCCACCAGCTATGACAACGTTCTCATCAAG TGGTTCCCTGAGGTCACCCACTTCTGCCGTGGGATCCCTACGGTGCTCATCGGCTGCAAGACAGACCTGAGGAAGGACAAGGAGCAGCTGCGCAAGCTCCGGGCGGCCCAGCTGGAGCCCATCACCTACACGCAG ggcCAGAGCGCCTGCGAACAGATCCAAGCCGccctctacctggaatgttcTGCCAAGTTTCGGGAGAACGTGGAGGACGTCTTCCGAGAGGCCGCCAAGGTTGCCCTCAGTGCCATGAAGAAAGCACAGCGGCAGAAACAGCACCGCCTGTGCCTGCTGGTTTAA